A single genomic interval of Lathyrus oleraceus cultivar Zhongwan6 chromosome 7, CAAS_Psat_ZW6_1.0, whole genome shotgun sequence harbors:
- the LOC127104796 gene encoding uncharacterized protein LOC127104796 gives MYNHIISLGDELWYIIEDGIDILVDGVGMVSDRKTLTPAPKKIHIEHHRVRDILVNALPHSEYIKIIDKSTVKTIFKSLCATYEGNQQVQEVKVNLLVQQYELFRMKEDEDIETTFSIFQVLVSGLQVLNKGYTTSDHVKKILRSLPVRYKPKVTAIQEAKDLNTLNLESLITAKVSQVWESEEAYHVEGSKDDSDDEEITFITKRFQYLAKKNKRLFGRSSGFKGFSSREKKDDHKGCFNCKKPSNFIAKCPELQNEKSKKGNFQKDSFRNKFKKSLMVMWDGLHNEEDSEKDEEKVNIVLMALTSSDTESDSDYGSESEEEDEVFYKLSRSDFITFIQDHMRRCQEKSRHMKILKMQYYILREELNYVQRKNEAIEKDHSALVK, from the exons ATGTATAATCATATCATAAGTCTTGGTGATGAGTTGTGGTATATTATAGAAGATGGCATTGATATTCTAGTCGATGGAGTTGGAATGGTGTCTGACAGAAAAACTCTCACACCTGCTCCAAAAAAGATTCATATAGAACATCATAGAGTTAGAGACATCTTGGTTAATGCTCTACCTCATTCGGAGTACATCAAAATCATTGATAAATCTACGGTTAAGACCATTTTTAAATCCCTATGTGCTACTTATGAAGGGAATCAACAAGTTCAAGAAGTTAAGGTTAACCTTCTGGTTCAACAATATGAGTTGTTCAGAATGAAGGAGGATGAAGATATTGAAACCACGTTTTCTATCTTTCAAGTTCTTGTATCTGGACTTCAGGTTCTTAACAAGGGTTACACTACAtctgatcatgtcaagaagattcttAGGAGTCTTCCTGTCAGATACAAACCTAAAGTGACAGCTATTCAGGAGGCTAAAGACTTAAACACATTAAATCTTGAAAGTCTTATTA CTGCCAAGGTTTCTCAAGTATGGGAGTCTGAAGAAGCTTATCATGTAGAAGGTTCTAAAGATGACTCAGATGATGAGGAAATAACCTTTATAACTAAAAGGTTTCAGTATCTGGCCAAGAAGAACAAGAGATTATTTGGCAGAAGTAGTGGCTTCAAAGGATTTAGCTCTAGAGAAAAGAAGGATGATCATAAGGGATGTTTCAACTGTAAGAAGCCTAGTAACTTCATTGCTAAATGTCCAGAACTACAAAATGAGAAGTCAAAGAAGGGAAACTTTCAGAAAGATAGCTTCAGAAATAAATTCAAGAAGAGTCTCATGGTAATGTGGGATGGACTTCACAATGAAGAAGACTCTGAAAAGGACGAAGAAAAAGTCAACATTGTTTTGATGGCTCTTACATCTTCTGATACAGAATCTGACTCAGATTATGGTTCAGagtctgaggaagaagatgagGTATTTTATAAACTATCTCGTTCTGATTTTATTACTTTCATTCAAGATCACATGAGAAGGTGTCAAGAGAAATCTAGACACATGAAAATATTGAAAATGCAATATTATATTTTGAGGGAAGAATTAAATTATGTTCAAAGAAAAAATGAAGCCATAGAGAAAGATCACAGTGCTCTAGTAAAATAA